A stretch of Campylobacter volucris DNA encodes these proteins:
- the serS gene encoding serine--tRNA ligase, with protein sequence MLDLRLLQNNFEEISPKLKAKKVDENTLKQLQQLFIELKKEKAILEELQAFQNKFSKELASAADKESLKIQLSQNKEKINTQSKIVANLEEKLEEIAIAIPNIPDDCVPIGEDENENIELKKVLTPPQFDFEIKEHHDLGENLNWLDFARGVKISQSRFCVLKNEGALLSRALVNYMIDFNRSRGFDLVNVPFLVNSTTMYGTGQLPKFKDDMYKIDNEDLYLISTSEIPVTNLYSNEILTSESLPIKMTCYSACFRKEAGSAGRDTRGIIRQHQFEKVELVSITKPEQSDIVFEEMVACASDLLSSLGLAHRHLMLCTGDLGFSAAKTVDLEVWLPSQNKYREISSVSNCKDFQARRAKIRYKNEKGKNELVHTLNGSSLAVGRTLIAIMENYQDKNGKITIPDVLRKYF encoded by the coding sequence ATGTTAGATCTTAGACTTTTACAAAATAATTTTGAAGAAATCTCACCAAAATTAAAAGCAAAAAAAGTAGATGAAAATACGCTAAAACAATTACAGCAATTATTTATCGAGCTAAAAAAAGAAAAAGCTATTTTAGAAGAACTCCAAGCCTTTCAAAATAAATTTAGCAAAGAACTAGCTAGTGCTGCTGATAAAGAAAGTTTAAAAATTCAATTAAGTCAAAACAAAGAAAAAATCAATACTCAATCAAAAATAGTTGCTAATCTTGAAGAAAAACTTGAAGAAATTGCAATTGCTATTCCAAATATACCTGATGATTGCGTTCCTATTGGTGAAGATGAAAATGAAAATATAGAATTAAAAAAAGTTCTAACTCCTCCTCAATTTGATTTTGAAATCAAAGAACATCATGATTTAGGAGAAAATTTAAATTGGCTTGATTTTGCAAGAGGGGTAAAAATTTCTCAAAGTCGCTTTTGTGTATTGAAAAATGAAGGAGCTTTGTTAAGTAGAGCTTTAGTAAATTATATGATTGATTTTAATAGAAGCAGGGGTTTTGATTTGGTAAATGTCCCATTTTTAGTTAATAGTACTACTATGTATGGAACAGGACAACTTCCAAAATTCAAAGATGATATGTATAAAATAGATAATGAAGATTTATATCTCATCTCAACTTCTGAAATTCCAGTAACCAATCTTTACTCAAATGAAATTTTAACAAGCGAATCTTTACCTATAAAAATGACTTGTTATAGTGCTTGTTTTAGAAAAGAAGCAGGAAGCGCTGGACGAGACACAAGAGGAATTATAAGACAACATCAATTTGAAAAAGTAGAACTTGTTAGCATAACAAAACCTGAGCAAAGCGATATAGTTTTTGAAGAAATGGTTGCTTGTGCTAGTGATTTATTAAGCTCTTTAGGACTTGCTCACAGACACCTAATGCTTTGTACAGGGGATTTAGGATTTTCTGCTGCAAAAACTGTCGATTTAGAAGTTTGGTTACCTTCTCAAAATAAATACAGAGAAATTTCTTCAGTATCAAATTGCAAAGATTTTCAAGCAAGAAGAGCAAAAATTCGCTATAAAAATGAAAAAGGCAAAAACGAATTAGTTCATACTTTAAATGGCTCATCTTTAGCCGTAGGACGCACTTTGATAGCTATAATGGAAAACTATCAAGATAAAAATGGCAAAATAACAATACCTGATGTTTTAAGAAAATATTTTTAA
- the trpS gene encoding tryptophan--tRNA ligase: protein MRVITGLQPSGDLHIGNYFGSIKQMLDLQEQNQMYIFIANYHAMTSNQNGEFLKQNSLKAAAAFLSLGIDPQKSVFWLQSDVKEVLELYWILSQFTPMGLLERAHSYKDKIAKGLNSNHGLFSYPVLMAADILLFNPNIVPVGKDQIQHVEIARDIALKVNNEWGEIFTLPSAKVSEEVAVVPGTDGAKMSKSYQNTIDIFSSAKTLKKQVSSIITDSTALEDPKDYTTCNIFNIAKLFLDENEQEKLKARYQKGGEGYGHFKMYLNDIINDYFAHAKNEYENLLQNPSKIKEILEFGAKKAKKTAQETMEKIYAKIGL from the coding sequence ATGAGAGTTATAACAGGATTGCAACCTAGCGGGGATTTACACATAGGAAATTATTTTGGCTCTATCAAACAAATGCTTGATTTGCAAGAACAAAATCAAATGTATATTTTTATAGCTAATTATCATGCTATGACATCCAATCAAAATGGTGAATTTTTAAAACAAAACTCACTCAAAGCAGCTGCTGCGTTTTTAAGCTTAGGCATTGATCCTCAAAAAAGTGTTTTTTGGCTGCAAAGTGATGTAAAAGAAGTTTTGGAGCTTTATTGGATTTTGTCACAATTTACTCCAATGGGACTTTTAGAAAGAGCTCATTCTTATAAAGATAAAATCGCAAAAGGATTAAATTCAAACCATGGGCTTTTTTCTTATCCTGTTTTAATGGCTGCTGATATTTTACTTTTTAACCCTAATATCGTTCCAGTTGGTAAAGATCAAATTCAACATGTAGAAATCGCAAGAGATATAGCCTTAAAAGTAAACAACGAATGGGGAGAAATTTTTACTCTACCAAGTGCAAAAGTAAGCGAAGAAGTAGCAGTGGTCCCAGGTACTGATGGAGCTAAGATGAGCAAATCTTATCAAAATACTATTGATATTTTTAGTTCTGCTAAAACTTTAAAAAAGCAAGTTTCTTCTATTATAACTGATAGCACTGCTTTAGAAGATCCAAAAGATTATACAACTTGCAATATTTTTAACATAGCAAAACTTTTTCTTGATGAAAACGAGCAAGAAAAATTAAAAGCTAGATATCAAAAAGGTGGAGAAGGTTATGGACATTTTAAGATGTATTTAAATGATATAATTAATGATTATTTTGCCCATGCTAAAAATGAATATGAAAATTTATTACAAAATCCATCTAAAATTAAAGAAATCTTAGAATTTGGCGCAAAAAAAGCCAAAAAAACAGCTCAAGAAACAATGGAAAAAATTTATGCTAAAATAGGACTATGA
- a CDS encoding shikimate kinase — protein sequence MNKKDNLLFVGFMGCGKSTIAKAYAKKYDKFFLDTDELIKQKFDLEIHKIFSLYGEDFFRNEEKKLIYFLKNLKNASIASGGGFIKHKKIKKIGTIVYLKSSFDYILNRLDETQILSRPLLSNLANAKILFDQRIQKYEKKADFIIDIEDKSIDQIITQIKKEVK from the coding sequence ATGAACAAGAAGGATAATCTCCTTTTTGTTGGCTTTATGGGTTGTGGAAAAAGCACCATAGCTAAAGCATATGCTAAAAAATATGATAAATTCTTCCTAGATACTGATGAGCTAATAAAACAAAAATTTGATCTTGAAATTCATAAAATATTTTCTTTATACGGGGAAGATTTTTTTAGAAATGAAGAAAAAAAACTCATTTATTTTTTAAAAAACCTTAAAAATGCTTCTATTGCAAGTGGCGGAGGGTTTATCAAACATAAAAAGATTAAAAAAATTGGCACTATAGTGTATCTAAAGTCAAGTTTTGATTATATTTTAAACAGATTAGATGAAACACAGATTCTTTCAAGACCCCTACTTTCAAACTTAGCTAATGCCAAAATACTTTTTGATCAAAGAATTCAAAAATATGAAAAAAAAGCTGATTTTATCATAGATATCGAAGATAAAAGCATAGATCAAATCATCACACAAATAAAAAAAGAGGTAAAATGA
- the der gene encoding ribosome biogenesis GTPase Der, producing MQSIILIGKPNVGKSSLFNRLARKRIAITSDISGTTRDTNKVEVQIDGKKALLIDSGGLDESNELFKNVKANSLKAAKNSDIIFYMVDGKFLPGDEDKAFFYEMKKLNKPIALIINKIDNKKDEERSWEFSSFGVKEIFNISVTHNIGIDELCMWAGKFLNENFLSQDEEEDFDAYLENFDENSGDFKLKNIDENHIKVGIIGRVNVGKSSLLNALVKEERSVVSDIAGTTIDPVNECIMHKDKIIEFVDTAGIRKRGKIQGLERYALNRTEYALANAQIALLVLDASEGFNELDERIAGLAAKHYLGVIIVLNKWDKSELDFDKTLKELKLDRFKFLAYAPVVSVSALSGKRVHVLLDKILEIFANFTQKIPTAKLNTLIEEATRAHPLPHDYGKLVKIYYAVQYDLAPPKIALIMNRPKALHFSYKRYLQNQIRKKFNFEGVPLIIASRKKGSKDEQEG from the coding sequence ATGCAAAGTATTATTTTAATAGGAAAACCTAATGTAGGCAAATCAAGTCTTTTTAATAGACTTGCAAGAAAACGCATAGCCATTACTAGTGATATAAGTGGCACCACAAGAGATACCAATAAAGTAGAAGTTCAAATAGATGGTAAAAAAGCTTTATTGATAGATAGTGGCGGACTTGATGAGAGTAATGAACTTTTTAAAAATGTAAAAGCAAATTCTTTAAAAGCTGCCAAAAATAGCGATATCATTTTTTACATGGTAGATGGAAAATTTTTACCAGGTGATGAAGATAAAGCATTTTTTTATGAAATGAAAAAACTTAACAAGCCCATAGCCTTAATCATCAACAAAATAGATAACAAAAAAGACGAGGAAAGATCTTGGGAATTTTCTAGCTTTGGAGTAAAAGAAATTTTTAATATTTCAGTTACACATAATATAGGCATAGATGAGCTTTGTATGTGGGCAGGAAAATTTTTAAATGAGAATTTTTTAAGCCAAGATGAAGAAGAAGATTTTGATGCATATTTAGAAAATTTTGATGAAAATAGTGGTGATTTTAAACTCAAAAATATTGATGAAAATCATATTAAAGTTGGAATTATTGGTAGGGTAAATGTAGGCAAATCAAGTCTTTTAAATGCTTTGGTTAAAGAAGAAAGAAGTGTGGTTAGTGATATAGCAGGTACAACCATAGATCCTGTTAATGAATGTATTATGCATAAAGATAAAATCATTGAATTTGTAGATACTGCAGGAATTAGAAAAAGAGGTAAAATTCAAGGCTTAGAACGCTATGCGCTAAATAGAACCGAATATGCTTTAGCTAATGCACAAATTGCACTTTTAGTCCTTGATGCTTCAGAAGGCTTTAATGAGCTTGATGAAAGAATTGCAGGGCTTGCTGCAAAACATTATCTAGGAGTGATTATAGTCTTAAATAAATGGGATAAAAGCGAGCTTGATTTTGATAAAACTTTAAAAGAATTAAAACTAGATCGCTTTAAATTTTTGGCTTATGCTCCAGTTGTTAGCGTATCAGCCTTAAGTGGCAAAAGAGTGCATGTGCTTTTAGATAAAATTTTAGAAATTTTTGCAAATTTTACTCAAAAAATTCCAACTGCTAAACTAAATACTTTAATAGAAGAAGCTACAAGAGCTCATCCTTTACCACATGATTATGGAAAATTGGTAAAAATTTATTATGCAGTTCAATATGATCTTGCACCTCCAAAAATCGCTTTAATTATGAATAGGCCAAAAGCTTTGCATTTTTCCTATAAGCGTTATTTGCAAAATCAAATTAGAAAGAAATTTAATTTTGAGGGTGTTCCTTTAATCATAGCTTCAAGAAAAAAAGGAAGCAAAGATGAACAAGAAGGATAA
- a CDS encoding DMT family transporter → MLRIVKKNLGIYFMIIASMEFALVGACAKILSEEISSIEIMFFRNIIGTIFMIYLLSKLKFHKNGGHFGLLIFRGVIGTIALYLFFYNVANISLGGAFAFQKTAPIFIALIAFFLFKEKLGLNAIFGIFIAFIGVLLVCQPFVDEANHSGFDLKNSILGILSGFCAALALTSVRELKKSYPAPFIALSFVLIGTLMPMFSMIIGSFYQVKELDFLIAPFVMPSFKAWIVIVCMGIFGAMYQIHITKAYGVAKKAGVVAGVSYIDVVFTLFLGILLGDSFPSILVLIGIFSIVFGGLILVIRQN, encoded by the coding sequence ATGTTAAGAATAGTCAAGAAAAATTTAGGTATATATTTTATGATTATAGCTTCGATGGAATTTGCATTGGTTGGAGCTTGTGCGAAAATTTTAAGCGAAGAAATATCATCGATTGAAATCATGTTTTTTAGAAATATTATCGGGACTATTTTTATGATTTATTTGCTTTCTAAATTAAAATTTCATAAAAATGGTGGTCATTTTGGTTTATTAATTTTTAGAGGAGTTATAGGAACTATAGCTTTGTATCTTTTCTTTTATAATGTTGCAAATATCTCTTTAGGTGGGGCTTTTGCTTTTCAAAAAACAGCTCCTATTTTTATAGCTTTGATTGCTTTTTTCTTGTTTAAAGAAAAACTAGGATTAAATGCTATTTTTGGAATTTTTATAGCTTTTATTGGAGTTTTGTTGGTTTGTCAGCCTTTTGTTGATGAAGCAAATCATTCAGGGTTTGATTTAAAAAATAGTATTTTAGGAATTTTAAGTGGATTTTGCGCAGCTTTGGCTTTAACTAGTGTAAGAGAGCTGAAAAAATCTTATCCAGCACCTTTTATAGCTTTATCTTTTGTATTGATTGGCACTTTAATGCCTATGTTTTCTATGATTATAGGTTCTTTTTATCAGGTAAAAGAGCTTGATTTTTTGATCGCTCCTTTTGTAATGCCTAGTTTTAAAGCTTGGATTGTTATAGTTTGTATGGGCATATTTGGAGCAATGTATCAAATTCATATTACTAAAGCTTATGGAGTAGCTAAAAAGGCTGGAGTTGTAGCAGGGGTTAGTTATATAGATGTTGTTTTTACTTTGTTTTTAGGGATTTTATTAGGAGATAGTTTTCCTAGTATTTTAGTGTTGATTGGAATTTTTAGTATAGTTTTTGGTGGATTAATTTTAGTAATAAGACAAAACTAA